TGCTCGGGCGACCGGGTCGCGTCGAGCGGCGCTTCCGCTGGCTCAAGGCACCGATGCAGATCGCCCTCGGTTGCCTCAGCGCCTTCCTGGCTGACCTGGTGCTCGCCCCGAGTCGCCGGACGGCGGGGGAGCTCGAACACGACTACGGAGTCTCCGGGGTCGCGGTCCTGCCGAACGCGACCGGCGGGCTGCCCGTCCCGCCGACCGAGGCGCTTGCGCCGACCCCCGCCGAGGTGGATCTTCTGTTCGTCGGACGACTCCGCTTGCGCAAGGGGCTGGAGGTTCTGCTTCACGCTCTGGCCGAGCTGGCTCGTCGCGGAATACGGCCCCACCTGCTCGTCGTGGGCGACGGCGAGCACCGCGCGGCGCTCGAGGAAACGACGCGGCAGCTCGGACTGGGGGAGCAGGTATCGTTCGCCGGCAAGCGCGGCGCCGCCGAAGTGCAGGGGCTGCTGGCCAAGTGCCGGGCCCTCGTCGTGCCGTCGATCTACGAAGGGATGCCGCTCGTCGTGCTCGAGGCGATGTCGGCGGGGTGTCCCGTGGTCGCCAGCGCGGTGAGCGGGATCCCGGAGGTCGTGCTCGACGGCGTGACCGGCTGGCTCGTCCCTCCGGAGGACCCCGGGCGTTTGGCGGCAGCCCTGGTCGAAGTGTGGGAGGACGCGAGCGAGGCGCGGCGTCGCGGATCTGCCGGGAAGAACCGCGTGGAAACGGAATTCACTCCCGCGAAGACGGCGGAGCTCTGGGAGGCCCGCCTCGGAATCCACGCCGACGCGGAGGAGAATTAGCCGATGTTCGTTCCCGCGATGCTCGTCGTCTCGCTGCTCGCCACCTGCCTGTTCGGGCTCGTCGGAGCCGAGTCGCTGCTCGATCCGTTGCCGCTCGAGCGGGCCGCCCTCATCCGACACGCCCTCCTCGGAGGCGCTGCCTGCCTGCTGCTGGTGTTGTCGCAGACCTGGTTTGCCATCTATCTCGCCTCGGTCGGTCGGGCGCTTCGACGCCTCGGGCCGGGAGCTTCCTCCGGGCCGGTTCCCGAGTGGCAGAGTGCCACCACCGCGGCCCGCCGCGGCGCGCTTCCCTGGACACTGGCGGTGCCGCTCTCGGCCCTCGTGGTCTTTCTGATCGGGGGCGGGGTCTTCTCGGGGTTCTTCACCAAGACCACCCATGGCATCGCCTTCGGGGTGAGCCTCCTCGTCCAGCTCGCCGCGCTTTGGCTCGAAGGGAGGAGTCTGCTTCGGCACGAGGCGGCCTTTTCCCGCGCCGACGCGTCCACCGGCGTCCGCTGAGTCGGCGCGGATTGGCCCGCCGCCGTGAGATTGCTAGACTGTGGGATTCCTGGCCGGTACTGGCCGGGGGGAGAGCGGACGTGAGCGAGCAGCGCAAGGTCGTCCTGTCGGGCATGCGTTCGACCGGCAAGATCCATCTGGGGAACTACTTCGGGGCGGTGCGCAACTGGGTCGAGTTGCAGGACCGCTTCGATTGCTACTACTTTGCCGCCGACTGGCATGCGCTGACCAGCGACTACGCCGACCCGAGCCAGATCGCCGAGAACACGCTCGAGGCCGTGGCCGACTGGATCGCGGCGGGGCTCGATCCGCAGAAGTCGGTGATCTTCGTCCAGTCGATGGTGCCCGAGCACGCCGAGCTCCACCTGTTGATGTCGATGCTCACGCCGCTCGGCTGGCTCGAACGAGTTCCGACCTACAAGGACCAGGTCCGGCAGCTCGAGAACAAGGATCTCGAGACCTACGGTTTCCTCGGCTATCCGCTGCTCCAGACGGCCGACATCGTCATCTACCGTGCCGACTTCGTGCCGGTGGGCGAGGACCAGGCGAGCCATCTCGAGATCAGCCGGGAGATCGTCCGGCGCTTCAACGGACTCTACGGACCGGTGTTCCCCGAGCCGAAGGCGCTGTTCACCCCGACGCCGAAAGTCCCGGGGCTCGACGGGCGCAAGATGTCGAAATCGTACGGGAATGCGATCGCCTTGGCGGACTCGCCGGATGAGATCCGCCGCAAGTGCATGACGATGGTCACCGACACGACCCGGCTCCGCCGCAAGGACCCGGGCCATCCCGAGAGCTGCAACCTCTTCGAGTTTCACAAGCTGATGTCGCCGAGCGACGTCGCCGAGCGCGTCGCCCAGCAGTGCCGGGCCGCGGAGATCGGCTGCGTCGACGACAAGAAGCTGCTGGCCGAACAGATCATCGCCTTCCTCGAGCCGATGCGCCGCCGCCGTGAGGAGCTCGCGGGCGACCGCGGCGCGTTGCTCGAGTTGCTGGCGAGCGGTTCGCGACGCGCCCGCGAGCGGGCCGTCGAGACGATGGAGCAGGTCCGTTCCGCCATCGGCCTCGACTACCGGCGGTTCGTCCACCCGCGATGAGCACCTCGCAACCGCAGGATCCGGGCGCATTGCTCCCTGCCTCCTGGCGGGTACAGTTGCCGATCTTCGAGGGGCCGCTCGACCTTCTGCTGCACCTGGTTCGCATCAATAAGGTGGAGATCACCGACATCCCGGTGGCGGTGGTCTGCGATCAGTTCCACGAGTACCTCCGGCTGATGGAGGAGCTCGATCTCGACATTGCCGCGGAGTTCATCTACGAGGCGGCGGTGCTGATCCAGGTCAAGTCGAAGCTCCTGCTGCCGCAAGCGGGAAGACCGGGCGAGGAAGCCCCGGAGGATCCACGGCACGAGCTCGTTTCGCGGCTGCTCGAGTACCGCCGTCTCAAGGAGGCGGCCCAGGCTCTGGCCGAGGTCGACCGCGTTCGGCAGGGGATCTGGACACGAAAGCCGGCGCCGTGGAAGCCGGAGGCCGACCCGGAGGAGACCGACGTGCCGCTCGAAGAGGTCTCGCTCTTCGACCTCATCGGCGCTCTGCGCACCGTTCTCGAGCGCTACGACAAGGAGCACCCGGAGCCGATTCTCCTGCCGCACGAGCGATTCTCGGTGCGCAGCCAGATCGAACGTCTCCTCGCGCTTCTCGAAGCGGGCCACCCTTCGGGACTCTTCGATCAGTTGCGCAGCCTGTCGTGCCGCGCCGAAGCGATCGCCATGTTCCTGGCCGTGCTCGAGCTGGCGCGGCTGAACCTGGTTCGCATCCACCAGGGCGGCGAGGGCAGCGACGTCCTGCTGTTCCGCACCACTCGTGAGCTGCAGCCTGAGGAGCTCGAGGCGATTTCCGGATGAACCCACGACACGAGATCGAAGCGGCCCTCGAGGCCATCCTCTTCGTCAGCAACGAGCCGGTGCCGCGCGACCGGCTCCTCGCGCTCTTCGATGCCGAGGAGCGTGTCGCGGCGACCGCGGCGCTCGCTCGGTTGCAGGCCCGGTACGCGCCGCGCGACCACGCGGGGGTCTGGATCGAGGAGGTTGCGGGCGGTCTGCGCCTGGTCACGCGACCGGAGCTGCACATCCACCTCCGGCGATTCTTCGAGGCCAGCGGCGGCCACCGGCTTTCCATGGCCGGGCTCGAGACGCTCGCCATCATTGCCTATCGCCAGCCGATCACCGGTCCGGAGATCCAGGAACTGCGCGGCAAGTCGTCGGCGAGCGTGATCCGCAGCTTGCTCGAGCGCCGCCTGGTTCGCATCGCCGGCCGCAAGGAAGTCGTCGGAAGACCCTTCCTCTATGCGACGACCCGAGAGTTCCTGATGCACTTCGGCCTTCGCGACCTCAAGGAGCTGCCGCCACTCGAGGAATTCGAGGAGACGTTCAGCACCGAGGGTGCGCTGGGAGCTCCCGAGCGGGCGACGGCGACGACGAGTGCGCCGGCTCCAACGCCAGCCGACGATCCGATGGAGTCCGACTTTTCGCTCGAAGAGGACCTGACATGAGCGCCGAACGATTGCAGAAGCTGCTGGCCCGTGCAGGTGTCGCCTCGCGCCGCAAGGTCGAGGAGCTCATCGTCGAGCAACGGGTCACGGTCAACGGCCGGATCGCCACGCTCGGGGACAAGGCGGATCTCGAGGTCGATTCGGTCAAGCTCGACGGAAAGCGGATCCGTTTGCCGGATCGGCAGCGCTATCTGCTGATGAACAAGCCGAAGGGCGTGCTGACGACGCTGACCGACGACAAGGGTCGCCCCACCGTCATCGACCTGATCCCACAGGGTCTGCGCAACGGCCTCTTTCCCGTAGGGCGCCTCGATTTCCAGACCGAGGGACTGCTGGTCCTGACCACGGACGGCGAGCTCGCGCAGCGGATCGCGCATCCTCGATTCGGTTGTCGCAAGCTCTACGAGGTGAAGGTCAAGGGTGTTCCCCGCGAAGAGGAGATCGAGAAACTCCGGCGCGGTATCGTGATCGACGGTCGGCGCACGCGGCCTGCCTACATCGACCCCCTGCGGCGGACCGCACGAGGGGAGGACGAAGGGAACACCTGGTACGAGGTGCAACTGGGGGAAGGGCGCTCGCGACAGATTCGCGAGATGTTCTTCCGGATCGGACACCCCGTGCAGAAGCTCAAGCGGGTGGCGATCGGACCGCTGCGCGATCCGGAGTTGCCCTCGGGCACCTTCCGGACGCTCGACGAGAAGGAGATCGAGGCGCTGCGTACCGCGGGTGCCGACCTGGAGAAGGGGGCTCGCGGAGCGACGAGAGGCTCGACTCGTCCACCGGCCGAGCGGACCTCGGGGGGGCCGCGGAAACCTGCCGTGCCATCGCGCTCCCGCTCGCCGCGGACGAGCGCCTCGGCCGCACGCCCCGAGCGCCCTGCGGATCGCCCCCGCCGAGCGGAGCCGGCCCGGCGCTCGACGGCCGCGCCCGGCCGCGCTTCCGCCGCATCGCCGTTCGGAAGGCGCCGCGAGGCAGCCGACCTCGCCTCGCGTCCGGCGATCGATCGCGACGCTCCGCGAAGTCGGCGGACCGGCAGCCCCGATCGCGACACGATGCCGAAGAAGCGCTCGGGCCACGGGCCGCGCCCTGGAGGGGGAACGAAGGACAAGGCGCCGCGGCGTCCGAACGAAGCCCCGTGGAGGAGGCCGGAAGGCGCCTCCGACCGCCCGGGAAGGCGGCCCGGAGCCAAAGTTGCCGGGCGGGGAGGCGAACGAAAGGAACGACCGACGAGAGCACGGCCGAAGAGCCCTGCCGGGCGCTCGTCAGTCACCGGCGTGGCGTTCTCGCCGGGGCCTTCGCCCCGCAAGGGCGGCGCAGCCGGGCGCGGCGCCCCCCGGACGCCTCGGGGTGCGCGGCCAGGCTCTCCGGGTCCGGGACGGGGTAGCACCCCTCGGGGCAGGCGCCCGCCACGCCCGCGGAGCGGACGCTGACCCGAGCGATCGGGTCGATCGCGGAATCCTCGCCATCTCGGTCGTCGTCGGCGCGACCCACAGCTTTCGGAGGAGTGGTGACGTTCTCAAACGCAGGGGGACCTCTCATCGTCGCGATCGACGGTCCGTCCGGCGTCGGCAAGAGCACCACGGCGCGCCTGGTCGCTGCCGCCCTGGGCATTCCCTATCTCGACACCGGCGCGATGTACCGGGCCTTCGGTTGGCTGATCGTCGAGCGGGGAATTCGCGCCGAAGACCGAGACGCCGTCGTCACGGCTCTCGAGTCGGCCCGGCTCGAGTTGGAGAGGGGAGCCGATGGCGGACTCGAGGTGCTGCTCGACGGCGAGTCGGTCGGCGACCGCATCCGCACCCCGCGGGTCAGCGACGCGACGTCGCGCATCGCCGTCTATCCGGAGGTGAGAAGTCGTCTGGTGGCCATCCAGCGCGAGTTCGCGCGGCGCGAAGGGGGCGTCCTCGAAGGCCGTGACATCGGGTCGCGCGTGGTGCCGGAAACGCCGTTCAAGTTCTTTCTCGACGCGCCGTTGGAGGTGAGGATCGAACGGCGACGGCTGGAGTTGGCGGCCGCCGGCCGGGAGGCCAGCGGCGAGGCCCTGGCGGCGGAGATCGCCGAACGGGATCGTCGAGACCAGGAGCGATCGGCTTCGCCTCTCGTCTGTACCGCCGAGCACGAGCGCGTCGACACCTCCCTGGGCGGCGCCGAGGAGGTGGCGACGGCGATCCTCTCCTCGATCTGGCGCCGCCTCCGTCAGGCGAATCCAGAGGGTTGATCCGATGACGTCGAACGGGGTCGCCTCCGCCGACCTCGTCGAGCGGATCAAAGGGTGGACCCGCGACTGTGGTTTCTCCCGGGTCGGGATTGCCACGCTCGAATCCTCGCGGTTCGCCACCGCTTTCGAGTCCTGGATCGAACGAGGAGACCACGCGGGGATGACCTGGCTCGAGCGGCGCCGGGAGGTCCGCCTGAATCCGCGGCTCCTCCGCGAGTGGGCGCGCTCGGCGGTCGTCGTGGCGCTTCACTACGACTCGCCGGCGACCGACGAGCCGGGCTCCGGGGGCGACCTCTGGCCGCGCGTCGCCCGGTACGCTCGCGGGCGCGACTACCACGAGGTCATGGACGAGGGGCTCCGCACCCTGGAGTCGCGACTCCAGGGGTGCGTGCCGGGCATCCGGACCTGGCGCTACGTCGACACCGGACCGCTCCTCGAACGCGAGCTTGCCAGCCGAGCCGGTCTCGGCGCCTTCGGAAAGCACACGAACCTCCTCCATCCGGAACACGGCTCGTGGTTCCTGCTCGGCGAGCTCCTCCTGTCGCTCGAGCTGCCGGCCGACGGACCGGTCGCGGAGCCCTGCGGAAGCTGCACGCGCTGTCTGACCGCCTGTCCAACCGGTGCGCTTCCGGCGCCCTACCGCCTCGACGCCCGCCGCTGCATCAGCTACTGGACGATCGAGCATCGCGGTCCGATTCCGCCGGCGGTCCGCCCGCTGCTCGGCGACTGGGTCTTCGGCTGTGACCTCTGCCAGGAGGCTTGCCCTTGGAACGCCCCCCACAAGGGAGCACCCGAGGCCGCCTTCCGGCTGCCGGAGGCCCGCGCCGACCTCGATCTGTCCGACCTCCTGGGCCTTACGGAAGCCCGCTACGCCGAGTTGTTCCGAGGCAGCCCGATGAAGCGCGCTCGCCGCGACGGCTTGCGCCGGAATGCCGCCACGGCGATGGGGAATCGCCGGGATCCGCGCTATGTCGAGCCCTTGGCTGCCGCCCTGACCGACGAGTCGCCGACCGTGCGGTCGCATGCGGCCTGGGCCCTGGGCCGGATCGGCGGGCAGAAGGCGTCCGCCGCGCTCCGGGAAGCCCTCCAGGCGGAGGGCGATTCCGGGGTTCGCGAGGAGCTGACCGCCGCCCTCGCCGGCCTCCCCCCGGAAGCACGGATTTGACAGGGTTTGCCCGCCGTCCCTATACTCCCGTCCTCGGGTTCCAGCCGGTTTCCGCCGTCATCAGAACCCCCCCACATCATGGGTGAACAGGCCAAGGCCTGAAATCAATCGGTCAAGGAGGAACTGCGGTTTATGGCACAGGGCGGCAACG
This genomic window from Holophagales bacterium contains:
- a CDS encoding glycosyltransferase family 4 protein, with amino-acid sequence MRVLLIANTLPPADISGVGEQVLQLAAGLRARGHEVEILGRGPQGARGPKSLFPLTVVPPTLRRLRQFRPHVVQVHESDGGFAAAAVAILARSRSPVPRLVALLQVSYVEELRAVRPLRCGSLVLGRPGRVERRFRWLKAPMQIALGCLSAFLADLVLAPSRRTAGELEHDYGVSGVAVLPNATGGLPVPPTEALAPTPAEVDLLFVGRLRLRKGLEVLLHALAELARRGIRPHLLVVGDGEHRAALEETTRQLGLGEQVSFAGKRGAAEVQGLLAKCRALVVPSIYEGMPLVVLEAMSAGCPVVASAVSGIPEVVLDGVTGWLVPPEDPGRLAAALVEVWEDASEARRRGSAGKNRVETEFTPAKTAELWEARLGIHADAEEN
- the trpS gene encoding tryptophan--tRNA ligase, giving the protein MRSTGKIHLGNYFGAVRNWVELQDRFDCYYFAADWHALTSDYADPSQIAENTLEAVADWIAAGLDPQKSVIFVQSMVPEHAELHLLMSMLTPLGWLERVPTYKDQVRQLENKDLETYGFLGYPLLQTADIVIYRADFVPVGEDQASHLEISREIVRRFNGLYGPVFPEPKALFTPTPKVPGLDGRKMSKSYGNAIALADSPDEIRRKCMTMVTDTTRLRRKDPGHPESCNLFEFHKLMSPSDVAERVAQQCRAAEIGCVDDKKLLAEQIIAFLEPMRRRREELAGDRGALLELLASGSRRARERAVETMEQVRSAIGLDYRRFVHPR
- a CDS encoding segregation/condensation protein A; translated protein: MLPASWRVQLPIFEGPLDLLLHLVRINKVEITDIPVAVVCDQFHEYLRLMEELDLDIAAEFIYEAAVLIQVKSKLLLPQAGRPGEEAPEDPRHELVSRLLEYRRLKEAAQALAEVDRVRQGIWTRKPAPWKPEADPEETDVPLEEVSLFDLIGALRTVLERYDKEHPEPILLPHERFSVRSQIERLLALLEAGHPSGLFDQLRSLSCRAEAIAMFLAVLELARLNLVRIHQGGEGSDVLLFRTTRELQPEELEAISG
- the scpB gene encoding SMC-Scp complex subunit ScpB — translated: MNPRHEIEAALEAILFVSNEPVPRDRLLALFDAEERVAATAALARLQARYAPRDHAGVWIEEVAGGLRLVTRPELHIHLRRFFEASGGHRLSMAGLETLAIIAYRQPITGPEIQELRGKSSASVIRSLLERRLVRIAGRKEVVGRPFLYATTREFLMHFGLRDLKELPPLEEFEETFSTEGALGAPERATATTSAPAPTPADDPMESDFSLEEDLT
- a CDS encoding pseudouridine synthase, translating into MSAERLQKLLARAGVASRRKVEELIVEQRVTVNGRIATLGDKADLEVDSVKLDGKRIRLPDRQRYLLMNKPKGVLTTLTDDKGRPTVIDLIPQGLRNGLFPVGRLDFQTEGLLVLTTDGELAQRIAHPRFGCRKLYEVKVKGVPREEEIEKLRRGIVIDGRRTRPAYIDPLRRTARGEDEGNTWYEVQLGEGRSRQIREMFFRIGHPVQKLKRVAIGPLRDPELPSGTFRTLDEKEIEALRTAGADLEKGARGATRGSTRPPAERTSGGPRKPAVPSRSRSPRTSASAARPERPADRPRRAEPARRSTAAPGRASAASPFGRRREAADLASRPAIDRDAPRSRRTGSPDRDTMPKKRSGHGPRPGGGTKDKAPRRPNEAPWRRPEGASDRPGRRPGAKVAGRGGERKERPTRARPKSPAGRSSVTGVAFSPGPSPRKGGAAGRGAPRTPRGARPGSPGPGRGSTPRGRRPPRPRSGR
- a CDS encoding (d)CMP kinase, with protein sequence MTFSNAGGPLIVAIDGPSGVGKSTTARLVAAALGIPYLDTGAMYRAFGWLIVERGIRAEDRDAVVTALESARLELERGADGGLEVLLDGESVGDRIRTPRVSDATSRIAVYPEVRSRLVAIQREFARREGGVLEGRDIGSRVVPETPFKFFLDAPLEVRIERRRLELAAAGREASGEALAAEIAERDRRDQERSASPLVCTAEHERVDTSLGGAEEVATAILSSIWRRLRQANPEG
- the queG gene encoding tRNA epoxyqueuosine(34) reductase QueG gives rise to the protein MTSNGVASADLVERIKGWTRDCGFSRVGIATLESSRFATAFESWIERGDHAGMTWLERRREVRLNPRLLREWARSAVVVALHYDSPATDEPGSGGDLWPRVARYARGRDYHEVMDEGLRTLESRLQGCVPGIRTWRYVDTGPLLERELASRAGLGAFGKHTNLLHPEHGSWFLLGELLLSLELPADGPVAEPCGSCTRCLTACPTGALPAPYRLDARRCISYWTIEHRGPIPPAVRPLLGDWVFGCDLCQEACPWNAPHKGAPEAAFRLPEARADLDLSDLLGLTEARYAELFRGSPMKRARRDGLRRNAATAMGNRRDPRYVEPLAAALTDESPTVRSHAAWALGRIGGQKASAALREALQAEGDSGVREELTAALAGLPPEARI